CATTTCGATTGATTTCAATAGTATTTGATAACTTAATTACAAGCTTTCCAGGTTCAACTACACTTTCACTTTTGGAGTTGGTCAGTAATAGAAATATTTGGTCTAAATCATTAGTAGAAATCCGACTAATGTTACTTAGAAACTCCCATTGATCTGCATAAGGGATTGCTGTTTCAGGCACAATGAAGCAACTGTTACCAAATTCCAATGCGTTCTTATACAAAGGCAAAGCAATCAGGTTCCCAAAACCTTTGCCGGAATGTTTATCCTGATTGGGGAAAAGCCTGTCGAAACTAGAATTTTTGTCAAAAATAGAGACTATCCCTGCTCTCTCTAATAAAGTAAGTACAATTATTCTGCTCTTAAAAGCCGGATATGGTTGGGTAAAAAACATCCAAACATGCCCACCTTTGCCGCTACGCGAACGTTCCAGATAGGCAGGGATATTGTAGCTTGCACATATGGCTATGAAACTTCTACAGTCTTCCAGCCAACTATTTTTATCAAAATCCGCGGCAATCAACCAAGAAGTATTATCTTGTAAAAGTGGATACAATCCTATTAACTGTCCACCTTCAAGATGTCTCTGAATCTGGTCATCAGTCAGAGGGAGATAATTTATTGTTTCTGAACCAGCTGACGTTGTGCTTTTCTTATAAATTTTGTTGAAGTAGGGATCATATAACTTAGCAGGCATATAACCACTTTTGGTTCCTTTTGACCAGTGAATTGCGAAAACATCTTCCCGACCTTTAAATAAAGAGCTATATAGAGATTGTTTATATTTGATTGAATAACCCAAATTTATCTTAGTAAAACAGAACGTAGTTTATCGATAATCTCAGAAGCCTCCGAACCATAATATGAATTTTGCATATGGCAACCAATCCCTTCAATAAAATCATCATTATGTAGCATACTTCCGACTTCTATGCGTAGATATTCAAGTACGTCTTGAGGTGCATCGACTAACTTTAATTCCAGATCATGGCAATGTTCAAAAACAAAGACCATATCCTCAAAATCGTGGCTCGCTCTAAAATTGCTTTTGCCACGTGATTTAAATGCCTCCCATTTTGATGCTAAAAAGTAAGGCACACTGAAAATACTAACCCTTGTTTGGCTATCAAGTTCTACCGTTTCAGCAAATTTGAATCCATCTGGATACCAACGATTACTAAAGCCAATCACATTCGGATCAGTAGGCATAATATCTACCGTCAGGCCATGAATCTTAAACCGGCAAATTACACCTGATTCTATATCATTACTAAAACCCAATGCTATCATTTTCTCACTAATCTCTGCATATCCTGAGTAGCTAATTAGTTCGACAACGACATCGACATCTTCTGTAGGCCTTATATCCTCAGTCCTATCCGGGTAGGTCGCATATAATCCTACAGTTGCTCCTCCTACAAACACAAAAGGACGATCGAGACCTTCCAATAGTTTTGCTACGTCTTTAATTCTGATAATATGTTCATGCATTTTTGATAATCCTTTCCAGTTCTTGTATAGCAACTTCTTTTTCCCTGACTTTCCCGATCCGCATAACATCTAAAAGAGTCAATACATGGTATAAGATCTCATCGGATTGTGCTGCATCTATAGCACCAGGATATAATGGTAAAATACTTCCTCCACGCACAGTACCCTTTGCATAAGGCCAAACCAAATGCTCTTTTGAAATTATCTTATTTGACATATAAGGAGATGACCATGCTGTCGGAATACCTACCGTAATCGGTCCTTTTATAGCCGGAAAAACATATGGAAGTCCATACTGTATAAATTCCAATAATGCCAATTTCATAACTTTTCTTTTGCTTGGGTCTATTAACCCTGCGATAGCAGACCTCTGCAATGAATAACTTACTTCTGCAGGACTGATATATAAAGCTTTCGCAACATCTTTGTTGAGCCAATTATTGTCCGAAATACTTACTTTAATCAGCACAGCTAAGTCTTGAGGCCGCATTCCATTGTGTACCATAATATAAAGATACAAACAATTCATGATTCATGAATCATGAATTAAAAAATGTTGTTAAAGAGAATTTGATATTTAAGTTTAGCATTAATTATCCTCAGAGCAACTTTACTGTACTATAAGCATTATAATTACTTCGATACTCGTTAAGTTTATTTTCAATTTGCAACTTGAGAATTTCTCCACTCCGGATCATTCAGAAACTCAATTGATTTCCAATAATCTACCCGCTGAAATCAATTATATAAAGGAATATGAGAAAATATTACAATTTGGACGTGATAATTATCAAAATATTGATCCGATAGACGCACAAAACATCACGACCCTACTAGAGAGTTTTGCCGAACTAGTAATTGCAGGCTAAATAAAAATTACCGTAGTATAGATAAATAATCAAAACCCTGTCAAACCGTTCATAATCATGTATTCTTGATATGCTCATCTCTACTATTTATTAGACTTTTATTTTATCAGAAGATCGTGAGCTTCGAAAATACAACTAATTTTTAAGGCATTTTTTTGGATTAAATAGGTACCATGCAGGTATTGTTTCTTCTGGTTCGAATTCATTTAACATATCTTCCCAGAAATTCGAACCATTACTTGCTTATCTGAACTCAAGCAAGACATCAAATCACTATTAATCAATAACTTGAGATAAAGTTAACCGAAAAATCTGTAATTTTCGCCCAATTTTATCAGTCAAAATCTGGAAAAATCAGAAAATTCTCAAATTGCTGATTACTAGATATATCGATAAAAAAAAGAAGGAATCTCATTGCTGAAATTCCCTCTTTCTGTGGTGCACTTGTAGGGATTCGAACCCCAAACCTTCTCATCCGTAGTGAGATGCTCTATCCAATTGAGCTACAAATGCATTTCCGTTTCGTTAACGGACTGCAAAAGTAATGCTTCAAATTGATTTTACAAACTTTTTTTGCAAAAAAATCTAAGCATTACCTTTAAAAAATTAAGGTTAAGCTTCAACCACTTCCTTAATTGCATCAAAATCAGGCATATTACCCGCCTCCTCTAAAACCTCCGAATGGATAATTTTTCCTTCTTCATCGATTACAAAAGCTGCTCTTTTTGATACTCCCTTTAAATTAAGAACAAAATCTTCATAAAATGAGCTGTAAGCTTGTGATATTTCTTTGTTGAAATCTGACAATAAAGGGAACTGGTAAGCCTGTTCTTCTTTAAACTTAGCCAATGTAAAAGGAGAATCAACTGAAATTCCTACAACATCAGCATTCATTCCCTGGTAATAACCAAAGCTATCTCTCATTGTACATAGTTGTGCTGTGCAAACTCCTGTAAATGCCAAAGGAAAAAAGTGTACAACCAATTTCTTCCCTTTATAATCTGACAGAGATACTTCTTTCAAATCAGTATTTAATAATGTAAAATCTGGGGCTTTGTCGCCAACTTGTAATGCCATATTAGTTTATTTTTATTAGTAGTATATTTTTTAAATGTATGCTGATAATAATTAGTCTGATAAAGATCCTTCACAAGATTAAGGTTTCTT
This is a stretch of genomic DNA from Candidatus Pedobacter colombiensis. It encodes these proteins:
- a CDS encoding nucleotidyl transferase AbiEii/AbiGii toxin family protein, which gives rise to MLCGSGKSGKKKLLYKNWKGLSKMHEHIIRIKDVAKLLEGLDRPFVFVGGATVGLYATYPDRTEDIRPTEDVDVVVELISYSGYAEISEKMIALGFSNDIESGVICRFKIHGLTVDIMPTDPNVIGFSNRWYPDGFKFAETVELDSQTRVSIFSVPYFLASKWEAFKSRGKSNFRASHDFEDMVFVFEHCHDLELKLVDAPQDVLEYLRIEVGSMLHNDDFIEGIGCHMQNSYYGSEASEIIDKLRSVLLR
- a CDS encoding redoxin domain-containing protein, whose amino-acid sequence is MALQVGDKAPDFTLLNTDLKEVSLSDYKGKKLVVHFFPLAFTGVCTAQLCTMRDSFGYYQGMNADVVGISVDSPFTLAKFKEEQAYQFPLLSDFNKEISQAYSSFYEDFVLNLKGVSKRAAFVIDEEGKIIHSEVLEEAGNMPDFDAIKEVVEA